From Medicago truncatula cultivar Jemalong A17 chromosome 7, MtrunA17r5.0-ANR, whole genome shotgun sequence, a single genomic window includes:
- the LOC11413305 gene encoding F-box protein At2g32560, protein MTQEKNLIQEDRKVSLLDLPEWALDCILEYLSPLDLCKVAQVCSCLRNRSKNDYLWEKQVNQRWGELLGDIAYHEWQWHTAKMVNEEILLLHQNQSGSCGTFTGVWPSLHLHSYLENFRDMISLLRNCPKMSLFIALETGQFWFPAQVYKKALSCYDALISYDSRNDTFKARSPSNGWRIRGDVEWDMLRIPPPQTFLSDYYKPNYINNLKPGDYVEVQKRRRKEYPYDWWFAIIGHLESCDEDMNHCHCQYSETLVVELILYALGSRWRRSMLHRNLYEEQGSRICWFGGIRKLNEEEIEKWNNILLSRQDPPQYWM, encoded by the exons ATGACACAAGAGAAGAATTTGATACAAGAGGATCGTAAGGTTTCTCTCTTAGATTTACCTGAGTGGGCTTTAGACTGCATTCTTGAGTACCTTTCACCATTAGATTTATGCAAGGTAGCACAAGTGTGTTCTTGTTTGAGGAATAGAAgcaaaaatgattatttatggGAGAAACAAGTCAATCAAAGATGGGGTGAGTTGCTTGGTGATATAGCTTACCATGAGTGGCAATGGCATACAGCAAAAATGGTCAATGAAGAAATTTTATTGTTACATCAAAATCAGAGTGGATCATGTGGTACTTTTACTGGTGTTTGGCCATCTTTACACCTTCATTCTTAtttggaaaattttagagacaTGATTAGTTTGCTTAGAAATTGTCCAAAAATGAGTTTGTTTATCGCCCTTGAGACTGGTCAATTCTGGTTTCCTGCTCAAGTTTATAAG AAAGcattaagttgttatgatgccCTAATTAGCTATGACTCAAGAAATGACACCTTCAAAGCAAG GAGTCCAAGTAATGGTTGGAGAATTAGAGGAGATGTTGAGTGGGATATGTTGAGAATACCACCACCTCAGACTTTTTTATCTGACTATTATAAACCTAATTATATCAATAATTTGAAACCGGGAGATTATGTTGAGGTTCAGAAGAGAAGGCGCAAAGAATATCCTTATG ATTGGTGGTTTGCTATAATTGGTCATTTGGAGTCATGTGATGAAGATATGAATCATTGCCATTGTCAATATAGTG AAACATTAGTAGTGGAGCTTATCCTATATGCCCTCGGGAGTCGATGGAGAAGATCGATGTTGCACAGAAATTTGTATGAAGAACAAGGTTCAAGGATTTGTTGGTTTGGTGGAATTAGAAAACTTAATGAGGAAGAGATTGAAAAGTGGAACAACATCTTGTTATCTAGACAAGATCCTCCACAATATTGGATGTAA
- the LOC120576848 gene encoding F-box protein At2g26850: MMSLENHSVPRLKNQGDCKVSLLDLPDELVDCILKCLSPQDLFRVAQVCTHLRNISRRDHLWEKHVEQKWSRLLGNDAYHEWEYHTTKYKELLVDRNLSDSLGTTSGNSSFQRIHSYLRINRSMTDLIKNHSKMALYIFLETGRFWFPAQVYKATLLTLHCYDAIVSYDSRTDTFQTRCPYGRKRLIERDISWDMLRMPPPKTYLVDYYEYNDLNNLKPGDHIEIQKRGRRLFPIYDWAHAVVCHLESCDQDVNHCSCKDSDILVMGFSRCNFHLEYSLSKSTKHAEAYREFNFLNGIRKLDEEEIEKWNNVILTRNNRLAPIE, translated from the exons ATGATGTCATTGGAAAACCACTCAGTACCAAGATTGAAGAATCAAGGGGATTGCAAGGTTTCTCTTTTAGATTTACCTGATGAACTTGTGGATTGCATCCTCAAGTGTCTTTCACCACAAGATTTGTTTAGGGTAGCACAAGTGTGTACCCATTTGAGGAATATTAGTAGAAGGGATCATTTGTGGGAGAAACATGTGGAACAAAAATGGAGCAGGTTGCTAGGTAATGATGCTTACCATGAATGGGAGTATCATACAACAAAATATAAGGAACTATTAGTGGATCGGAATCTGAGCGACTCATTAGGAACTACTAGTGGTAATTCTTCATTTCAACGAATTCATTCTTATTTGAGAATCAATAGATCCATGACtgatttgattaaaaatcattcaaaaatggctctatatatttttcttgagaCTGGCCGTTTCTGGTTTCCTGCTCAAGTTTATAAG GCGACATTGTTAACATTACACTGTTATGATGCCATTGTTAGTTATGATTCTAGAACAGACACCTTTCAAACAAG GTGTCCATATGGCAGAAAGCGATTGATTGAGAGAGATATTTCCTGGGATATGTTGAGAATGCCACCGCCAAAGACTTATTTAGTGGATTATTATGAGTATAACGATCTGAATAATTTGAAACCAGGAGATCATATCGAGATTCAAAAGAGAGGGAGGAGATTATTCCCTATTTATG aTTGGGCGCATGCTGTAGTTTGCCATTTGGAGTCATGTGACCAGGATGTCAACCATTGCTCATGCAAAGATAGTG ACATTTTGGTCATGGGGTTTTCCAGATGCAATTTCCACTTGGAATATTCATTGAGTAAATCAACGAAACATGCAGAAGCATATAGAGAATTCAACTTTCTCAATGGAATCAGAAAACTTGACGAGGAGGAGATTGAAAAGTGGAACAACGTCATTTTGACTAGAAATAATAGGTTGGCGCCTATTGAATGA
- the LOC11418107 gene encoding F-box protein At2g26850 produces the protein MFYILISFVSFVMILSKSFINKPLSSNVKKLVSNGFCGKLLSFLASRLKTRTIFLPFSFFQFSLGMQLQNKSCLVSKVEYREEEEEKASLLDLHDLPLDCILEKLSPSELCNVAQVCKSLREKCRSDYLWEKHMKMKWGKILGDSAYRQWKCYVASKSIEKNSNQHKNQKTVLAFLHAFLPFFWIKSKSEKYIKSRPDDSIAALYLSLENGKFWFPAQVYNRENGHAGFLLSCYDAELCYDSRTDTFQARYSPHGRWTTEENIKWERLRVPPIDSSSHVLHISDCLDDLKPGDHVEIQWRRNNEFPYGWWYSVIGHLETCQGDGNHCQCHDKDTVILEFTQYTAGSRWRQTMINRKNHREQGNEIEGFYGGIRKLHSKEEITKWKKLWPTKNVE, from the exons ATGTTTTACATCCTTATATCTTTTGTCTCCTTTGTTATGATCCTTTCAAAATCCTTTATAAATAAACCACTCTCATCAAATGTGAAAAAACTTGTGTCAAATGGTTTTTGTGGAAAGCTTTTAAGTTTCCTAGCTTCTAGGCTCAAAACAAGAACTATTTTTCTACcttttagtttttttcaattttctcttgGCATGCAATTACAAAACAAAAGTTGTTTGGTGTCCAAAGTTgagtatagagaagaagaggaagagaaagcTTCTCTCTTGGATTTGCATGATTTACCATTGGATTGTATTCTTGAAAAACTTTCACCTAGTGAATTATGCAATGTGGCTCAAGTGTGTAAATCTCTTAGGGAAAAATGTAGAAGTGATTATTTATGGGAGAAACATATGAAGATGAAATGGGGCAAAATTTTAGGTGATTCTGCTTATAGACAATGGAAATGTTATGTAGCTTCCAAAAGCATAGAGAAGAAttcaaatcaacacaaaaatcAGAAAACAGTACTTGCTTTCCTTCATGCTTTTCTTCCATTCTTTTggattaaatcaaaatcagaaaaataCATAAAGTCAAGGCCAGATGACTCAATTGCTGCTCTTTATCTTTCTCTTGAGAATGGAAAATTTTGGTTCCCTGCTCAAGTTTATAACCGTGAG AATGGTCATGCTGGATTCCTGCTCTCATGTTATGATGCTGAACTTTGCTATGACTCTAGAACAGATACCTTTCAAGCAAG GTACTCACCTCATGGGAGATGGACAACTGAGGAAAACATAAAATGGGAAAGGCTAAGAGTACCACCTATTGACTCTTCTTCACATGTTCTTCATATCTCTGACTGCTTAGATGACTTAAAGCCTGGAGATCATGTTGAAATTCAGTGGAGAAGAAACAATGAGTTCCCTTATG gTTGGTGGTATAGTGTCATTGGTCATTTGGAAACATGTCAAGGTGATGGGAACCATTGCCAATGTCACGATAAAG ACACAGTTATTTTGGAGTTCACACAATACACAGCTGGCTCAAGATGGAGACAAACAATGATAAACAGAAAAAATCATAGAGAACAAGGAAATGAAATAGAAGGTTTTTATGGGGGAATCAGAAAGTTGCATAGCAAGGAGGAGATTACAAAGTGGAAGAAACTTTGGCCAACAAAAAATGTTGAATAG